One genomic window of Eggerthella timonensis includes the following:
- the menD gene encoding 2-succinyl-5-enolpyruvyl-6-hydroxy-3-cyclohexene-1-carboxylic-acid synthase: protein MKAEPAATALFLGAFFDELERWGVRDVVVSPGSRSTPLAMVAYELSRRFPERMRLFVDVDERGAAFFALGLAKASGRPAAVVCTSGTAVANYYPAVMEAESSRVPLIVLTGDRPARLQGLGAPQTCDQLNAYGAHVRVFRHMPEPAADEAAIAFARQAAREACIAAGGELACAAAEPRIAGACLGGPVHLNFPFDEPLKPDLQVEGLFETGRSAQDALSDLRMAQPPTYFDPIDSARLLETLRGKRVLVVAGEGSCATAGEANALLAWAESFEYPLLADPLSGLRTVCDALVVDHYDTVLAAPTEALAPEVVIRFGRYPVSKRATTFLASANALNIVVDPLETRDFNCGTDLYLRCTPLDLSQTLLSAMRGIAREDVMSERQHAFAAAWLDANVAAGRRVAAVDTVVSGFEGAFVRRVAERAPEGSCLFAANSMSVRALDSFYAKSDKQLTVLCNRGLNGIDGTVSTALGAAQRFEQTTLLTGDLTLLHDLNALALQRELRVQRELGAPARSIAIVLLNNNGGGIFDMLPQRSEDAYFERLFLTPQDVDFGAAARAFDVPYHLVETVSAFDEAYAATLGVPGISLIEVRVPLEGLPERYAPYWS from the coding sequence ATGAAGGCCGAACCCGCCGCAACGGCTCTGTTTCTGGGCGCGTTCTTCGACGAGTTGGAGCGCTGGGGGGTGCGCGACGTGGTGGTGAGCCCCGGGTCGCGCTCGACGCCGCTTGCCATGGTGGCCTACGAGCTGTCGCGCCGCTTTCCGGAGCGCATGCGGCTGTTCGTGGACGTGGACGAGCGCGGTGCGGCGTTCTTCGCGCTGGGCTTGGCGAAGGCGAGCGGACGCCCGGCCGCCGTCGTCTGCACGTCCGGCACGGCGGTGGCGAACTACTACCCGGCCGTCATGGAGGCCGAGTCGTCCCGCGTGCCGCTCATCGTGCTGACGGGCGATCGCCCGGCGCGCCTGCAAGGTCTGGGCGCTCCGCAGACGTGCGATCAGCTGAACGCGTACGGCGCGCACGTGCGCGTGTTTCGCCACATGCCCGAGCCCGCCGCGGACGAGGCCGCCATCGCATTCGCGCGCCAGGCGGCGCGGGAGGCGTGCATCGCCGCAGGCGGGGAGCTTGCGTGCGCTGCGGCGGAACCGCGCATCGCGGGTGCCTGCCTGGGCGGTCCCGTGCATCTGAACTTCCCGTTCGACGAGCCGCTCAAGCCCGATCTGCAGGTCGAGGGCTTGTTCGAGACTGGACGAAGCGCCCAGGACGCGCTTTCCGACCTGCGCATGGCTCAACCGCCGACGTATTTCGACCCGATCGATTCCGCCCGTTTGCTTGAGACGCTGCGCGGCAAGCGCGTGCTCGTGGTGGCGGGGGAGGGGTCGTGCGCGACGGCAGGAGAGGCGAACGCGCTGCTGGCCTGGGCCGAGTCGTTCGAGTACCCGCTGCTGGCCGACCCGCTGTCGGGCCTGCGCACCGTTTGCGACGCGCTTGTCGTCGACCACTACGACACCGTGCTGGCCGCGCCGACCGAGGCGCTGGCGCCCGAGGTGGTCATCCGCTTCGGACGCTACCCGGTGTCGAAGCGCGCCACGACGTTCCTCGCTTCCGCGAACGCGCTCAATATCGTGGTGGATCCGCTGGAGACGCGCGATTTCAACTGCGGGACCGACCTGTACCTGCGTTGCACGCCGCTCGACCTTTCGCAAACGCTGCTCTCGGCCATGCGCGGAATCGCGCGCGAGGACGTTATGAGCGAGCGGCAGCATGCATTCGCGGCAGCCTGGCTGGACGCGAACGTCGCGGCAGGCAGGCGCGTCGCGGCGGTTGATACGGTCGTGAGCGGCTTCGAGGGGGCGTTCGTGCGTCGCGTGGCCGAGCGCGCCCCCGAAGGTTCGTGCCTATTCGCGGCGAACTCCATGAGCGTGCGCGCCCTTGACTCCTTCTATGCCAAGAGCGACAAGCAGCTGACGGTGCTGTGCAATCGCGGGCTGAACGGTATCGACGGAACCGTGTCGACGGCGTTGGGCGCGGCGCAGCGCTTCGAGCAGACCACCCTGCTCACGGGCGATTTGACGCTGCTGCACGACCTGAACGCCCTCGCGCTGCAGCGCGAGCTGCGCGTGCAGCGCGAGTTGGGCGCTCCGGCGCGCAGCATCGCCATCGTGCTGCTGAACAACAACGGCGGCGGCATCTTCGACATGCTCCCGCAGCGTTCGGAGGACGCGTATTTCGAGCGGCTGTTCCTCACGCCTCAGGATGTGGACTTCGGTGCGGCAGCGCGGGCGTTCGACGTGCCGTATCATTTGGTGGAAACCGTGAGCGCTTTCGACGAGGCCTACGCCGCCACGCTCGGTGTGCCGGGGATCTCGCTCATCGAGGTGCGCGTCCCTCTCGAAGGCCTTCCCGAGCGCTACGCCCCGTACTGGTCGTAG
- a CDS encoding isochorismate synthase, with the protein MTKIFSYTQSIEADIVDAYCVLQKGFTDQFVYYRKDRPVRFMGMGRCIALPTLDGVECELEGPAVQQPIFFSFNRFDAENPAPSDELFEAFPRLKFMLPEVVLIEDERGAYLQVNSLSPVYPGRIERFARQALGAPRRSRRTIPFKLEADSRDAWRANVEAALGAIEQGRISKVVLSRRQRLEAAEPFSSKDLVVNLIDGPALGTVLLYRYADVFFCGCTPELLVRKRGNEVESMCLAGTCPAGSNEDERARLADELMADAKNRAEHDYVVRFIREVFQRTCYDVDVPEEPGILPLTHVQHLCTPASARMLEGVDLWTMKDDLHPTPAVAGTPVGEAQMLIRGIESYNRGFFAGACGYVDGAGDGEFSVALRTGVFDGEVGWVYAGCGIVAGSVADDEYDEIGMKLKTVLSAFEGNETITPSLRLADGGER; encoded by the coding sequence ATGACGAAGATCTTTTCATACACGCAATCGATCGAAGCCGATATCGTCGACGCGTACTGCGTGCTGCAAAAAGGCTTCACCGACCAGTTCGTCTACTATCGCAAAGACCGGCCCGTGCGTTTCATGGGCATGGGGCGCTGCATCGCGCTGCCCACGCTCGACGGCGTGGAGTGCGAGCTTGAGGGCCCGGCTGTCCAGCAGCCGATCTTCTTCTCGTTCAACCGGTTCGATGCCGAGAATCCCGCCCCGAGCGACGAGCTGTTCGAGGCGTTTCCGCGTCTGAAGTTCATGCTGCCTGAAGTAGTGCTCATCGAAGACGAGCGCGGTGCATACCTGCAGGTGAACTCGCTGAGCCCGGTGTACCCGGGCCGCATCGAGCGATTCGCGCGCCAAGCGCTGGGCGCGCCGCGCCGCAGCCGTCGCACCATCCCCTTCAAGTTGGAAGCCGATTCGCGCGACGCGTGGCGCGCCAACGTGGAAGCGGCGCTCGGCGCCATCGAGCAGGGCCGCATCAGCAAGGTGGTGCTGTCGCGCCGCCAGCGCCTTGAGGCAGCGGAGCCGTTCTCGTCGAAGGACCTGGTCGTGAATCTCATCGACGGTCCGGCGCTCGGCACCGTGCTGCTGTACCGCTACGCCGACGTGTTCTTCTGCGGCTGCACGCCCGAGCTGCTCGTGCGCAAGCGCGGCAACGAGGTGGAAAGCATGTGCCTCGCGGGCACCTGCCCCGCCGGTTCGAACGAGGACGAGCGCGCGCGGCTGGCCGACGAGCTCATGGCCGATGCGAAGAACCGCGCCGAGCACGACTACGTGGTGCGGTTCATCCGCGAGGTCTTCCAGCGCACGTGCTACGACGTGGACGTTCCCGAGGAGCCGGGCATCCTGCCGCTCACGCATGTGCAGCATCTGTGCACGCCCGCAAGCGCGCGCATGCTGGAAGGCGTCGATCTGTGGACGATGAAAGACGATCTGCATCCCACGCCCGCCGTGGCCGGAACGCCGGTGGGCGAGGCGCAGATGCTGATCAGGGGCATTGAATCGTACAACCGCGGGTTCTTCGCCGGCGCGTGCGGCTACGTTGACGGCGCGGGCGACGGCGAGTTCTCGGTGGCGCTGCGCACGGGCGTGTTCGACGGCGAGGTGGGCTGGGTGTATGCGGGCTGCGGCATCGTGGCCGGCAGCGTGGCCGACGACGAGTACGATGAGATCGGCATGAAGCTGAAAACGGTTCTGTCGGCGTTCGAGGGGAATGAGACAATTACCCCGTCCCTTCGTCTCGCGGACGGAGGCGAGCGATGA